In Streptomyces sp. P3, one DNA window encodes the following:
- a CDS encoding sigma-70 family RNA polymerase sigma factor, with amino-acid sequence MITPVLPASRDKRREVNKDGAVASFDESTTAWALAGRAGDPAAVERFVRALRPDVVRYVAHLSSDPQAADDLAQDTFLRALGSLHRFEGRSSARAWLLSIARRAVIDSYRYAAARPRLCGADDWRVTVESAQPSGLPGFDDGVALLDLLDALPSERREAFVLTQLMGLPYAEAAEASGCPIGTVRSRVARARATLIELLAEAEATAGPTPLAA; translated from the coding sequence ACGCAGAGAGGTGAACAAAGACGGTGCGGTGGCGTCGTTCGACGAGTCGACGACCGCCTGGGCGCTCGCCGGCCGCGCCGGAGACCCTGCCGCCGTCGAGCGTTTCGTACGAGCTCTGCGCCCCGACGTCGTCCGTTATGTCGCGCATCTGTCCTCCGACCCCCAGGCCGCCGATGACCTGGCCCAGGACACGTTCCTCCGGGCACTCGGCAGCCTGCACCGGTTCGAGGGGCGCTCCTCGGCGCGTGCGTGGCTGCTGTCCATCGCACGCCGCGCCGTGATCGACAGCTACCGGTACGCCGCCGCCCGGCCACGCCTGTGCGGCGCGGACGACTGGAGAGTGACAGTCGAAAGCGCCCAGCCGAGCGGTCTGCCCGGCTTCGACGACGGCGTCGCGCTGCTCGACCTGCTGGACGCGCTGCCCTCTGAGCGCCGTGAGGCGTTCGTTCTCACTCAGCTGATGGGACTGCCCTACGCGGAGGCGGCCGAGGCCAGTGGCTGCCCCATCGGAACGGTCCGCTCGCGCGTGGCCCGCGCCCGGGCCACGCTCATCGAGCTGCTGGCCGAGGCCGAGGCGACGGCCGGGCCGACCCCGCTGGCCGCGTGA
- a CDS encoding GlxA family transcriptional regulator yields the protein MNSPDHTSGQQPHLVLILLFDGAQSLGFSGPADVFAAAGEMSSGTCRYEVRTASLDGGPVRASGGLTVRPDHGTMDVAEAGTLIVPGTDGIPALDRANVDAVGSLARRARRVASVGTGAFLLADAGLLDGRRAATHWEFADELARRYPAVEADARDTVVRDGRVTTAGGAASGLDLAFALVEDDLGGEAAQQVARSLVTYRRRPGGQLQFAEPLGPDARSPVLRAVQRRILADPAGDLSIRSLSRQAGISERHFTRQFRAQVGMSAREYVERARVAAASRLLTETLRSPEVIARETGFGTQATMLRSFQRVLRISPLDYRERFS from the coding sequence ATGAACAGTCCGGACCATACGAGCGGGCAGCAGCCCCACCTGGTGCTCATCCTGCTCTTCGACGGGGCCCAGAGCCTCGGCTTCTCAGGGCCCGCCGATGTCTTCGCCGCGGCAGGTGAGATGAGCTCGGGAACCTGCCGGTACGAGGTGAGGACGGCCTCCCTGGACGGCGGTCCCGTCCGCGCGTCCGGCGGACTCACCGTCCGACCGGACCACGGCACGATGGACGTGGCCGAGGCCGGCACGCTGATCGTGCCGGGCACGGACGGCATCCCTGCCCTCGATCGGGCGAACGTCGACGCGGTGGGTTCCCTTGCCCGGCGGGCCCGGCGCGTCGCCTCGGTGGGCACCGGCGCCTTCCTCCTCGCCGATGCCGGGCTTCTCGACGGCCGCAGGGCGGCCACGCACTGGGAGTTCGCGGACGAACTCGCCCGCCGGTACCCGGCCGTCGAGGCCGACGCACGGGACACGGTGGTGCGGGACGGCCGCGTCACGACCGCCGGGGGCGCCGCCTCCGGCCTCGACCTGGCCTTCGCCCTCGTGGAGGACGACCTGGGCGGCGAGGCAGCCCAGCAGGTCGCCCGGTCCCTGGTCACGTACCGACGCAGGCCGGGCGGTCAGCTCCAGTTCGCCGAGCCGCTCGGCCCCGACGCGCGCAGCCCGGTGCTGCGCGCGGTGCAGCGGCGGATCCTCGCCGACCCGGCCGGCGATCTGTCGATCCGCTCCCTGTCCCGTCAGGCAGGCATCTCCGAGCGCCACTTCACCCGCCAGTTCCGCGCCCAGGTCGGCATGTCGGCGCGGGAGTACGTCGAGCGGGCCCGGGTGGCCGCCGCCTCCCGCCTGCTCACGGAGACGCTCCGCAGTCCCGAGGTCATCGCGCGCGAGACGGGGTTCGGTACGCAGGCCACGATGCTCAGGTCGTTCCAGCGGGTGCTGCGGATCTCGCCCC